In Dyadobacter subterraneus, a single genomic region encodes these proteins:
- a CDS encoding glycosyltransferase — translation MKIIQHQTRLKIFTWHIHGSYLFYLSQGPYDIYIPTKPEKTEGYYGRGETFPFGANVIEVPVEELKNLEFDCILFQSEKNFLIDQHEVLSDYQKQLPKVYVEHNTPEKHPTNTRHVLNDPSVLMVHVTHFNKLMWDNGNIPNIKVIEHGVCVPEVKYQGSIPKGIVVINHIEQRGRITGWDIFDEVRKHVPLDLVGMGTKESGGLGEVLNPVLPEFISQYRFFFNPIRYTSFGLAVCEAMMTGMPVVALATTEYVNVLKNGKTGFIDTNIENLIAGMKSLIDNPALAHQMGSEAKEIAQAKFDINRFTNDWNETFHQALQQNKHSYEEKTSLY, via the coding sequence ATGAAGATCATCCAGCATCAAACAAGACTGAAAATTTTCACATGGCACATTCACGGAAGCTATCTATTTTATCTTTCACAGGGGCCATATGATATTTACATTCCTACCAAACCCGAGAAAACAGAAGGTTATTATGGCCGAGGTGAAACATTTCCTTTCGGAGCCAATGTCATTGAAGTGCCGGTTGAGGAATTGAAGAATCTGGAATTTGACTGCATTTTATTTCAGTCTGAGAAAAACTTTTTGATTGATCAGCATGAAGTACTGTCTGATTATCAGAAACAATTGCCAAAGGTTTATGTCGAACACAATACGCCTGAAAAGCATCCAACCAACACCCGGCATGTCTTGAATGATCCTTCTGTGCTAATGGTGCACGTAACCCATTTTAATAAACTGATGTGGGATAACGGAAACATACCGAACATCAAAGTAATTGAACACGGAGTCTGCGTACCCGAAGTAAAATATCAGGGCAGCATTCCGAAAGGTATTGTTGTCATCAACCACATCGAACAGCGGGGAAGAATAACCGGCTGGGACATTTTTGATGAAGTCAGAAAACACGTTCCGCTGGATCTGGTTGGTATGGGAACAAAAGAGTCAGGAGGATTAGGTGAAGTTCTGAATCCTGTACTTCCCGAATTCATTAGTCAGTACCGGTTTTTCTTTAATCCGATTCGTTATACCAGTTTTGGACTGGCCGTATGCGAAGCCATGATGACGGGAATGCCCGTTGTTGCGCTGGCCACTACCGAATACGTTAACGTTTTGAAAAATGGCAAAACCGGATTTATTGATACTAACATCGAAAACCTGATCGCCGGTATGAAATCGCTTATTGATAATCCTGCGCTGGCTCACCAGATGGGATCAGAAGCCAAAGAAATTGCCCAAGCCAAATTTGATATAAACCGCTTCACAAATGATTGGAATGAAACATTCCATCAGGCACTTCAACAAAACAAACATAGTTATGAAGAAAAAACTAGCCTTTATTAG
- a CDS encoding glycosyltransferase family 4 protein, whose product MKKKLAFISEHASPLAVLGGVDSGGQNVYVAEICKQLARLGYTIDIFTRKDSADLLETVLWLPGIRVVHIVAGPEEEVAKEKLLGFMGEFTTNMIHFIQSNDLQYDLVHANFFMSGLVAFNIKGELKIPYVITFHALGKIRMLHQKEKDAFPVERIDIEQMIVHDADQVIAECPQDQQDLVEHYGADPSRITIIPCGFSAREFQFLDKQKARKILNLDQDDIILLQLGRIVPRKGVDNVIRALGKLKHIPKIRLLVVGGADEIPDFDNDAEFKRLKKIAREELVLDSVTFTGRKNRDELKYYYCAADFFISTPWYEPFGITPLEAMACGTPVIGANVGGIKYSVKHNHTGFLVPPHDPTALAEAIEKGLSDPVLYQNLCKKALKRVNDMFTWECVAKKADELYQALTYKPAAKRKSAYLMKSYFQRNTQIKGLRHFV is encoded by the coding sequence ATGAAGAAAAAACTAGCCTTTATTAGCGAACACGCGTCTCCGCTTGCTGTATTGGGTGGCGTTGACAGTGGCGGACAAAATGTATACGTGGCCGAGATTTGTAAACAACTGGCAAGACTTGGTTATACCATCGACATCTTTACCAGAAAAGATTCTGCGGATCTTTTGGAAACGGTTTTATGGCTTCCGGGTATCAGGGTTGTTCATATTGTAGCAGGCCCGGAAGAGGAAGTTGCCAAGGAAAAATTACTTGGATTTATGGGTGAATTTACGACGAATATGATTCATTTTATTCAAAGTAATGATCTGCAATATGATCTTGTTCACGCCAATTTTTTCATGTCCGGCCTTGTGGCATTTAATATTAAAGGAGAACTTAAAATACCATATGTAATTACTTTCCATGCGCTGGGAAAAATCAGAATGCTGCATCAAAAAGAGAAAGATGCTTTTCCCGTTGAAAGAATTGATATTGAACAAATGATCGTTCATGATGCGGATCAGGTCATTGCGGAATGTCCGCAGGATCAACAGGATCTGGTTGAACATTACGGTGCGGATCCATCAAGAATTACCATTATTCCCTGCGGATTCAGTGCAAGAGAATTCCAGTTTCTGGACAAACAGAAAGCCCGGAAAATCCTTAATCTTGATCAGGACGATATTATCCTTTTACAGCTTGGACGGATCGTACCCAGAAAAGGCGTCGATAATGTCATCCGTGCACTTGGAAAACTGAAACATATTCCTAAAATCAGATTACTGGTTGTGGGCGGTGCTGATGAAATTCCTGATTTTGATAACGATGCCGAATTCAAAAGATTGAAGAAAATTGCCCGGGAAGAACTAGTTCTGGATTCGGTTACTTTTACAGGAAGAAAAAATCGCGACGAACTAAAATATTACTACTGTGCTGCCGATTTCTTTATTTCAACGCCGTGGTACGAACCCTTTGGCATTACACCATTGGAAGCTATGGCTTGTGGAACACCTGTAATCGGAGCAAATGTTGGTGGTATCAAATATAGCGTGAAACATAATCATACCGGTTTTCTGGTTCCTCCTCATGATCCTACCGCTCTTGCAGAAGCAATCGAAAAAGGATTATCTGATCCGGTTTTGTACCAAAATCTTTGTAAAAAGGCATTGAAGCGAGTTAACGACATGTTCACCTGGGAATGTGTTGCTAAAAAAGCTGACGAACTGTATCAGGCACTCACTTATAAACCGGCGGCAAAAAGAAAATCTGCATACCTGATGAAGAGTTATTTCCAAAGAAAT